A single region of the Lotus japonicus ecotype B-129 chromosome 4, LjGifu_v1.2 genome encodes:
- the LOC130712333 gene encoding uncharacterized protein LOC130712333 — protein sequence MAGDKAAPFFTCLRKNSKFQWTEECEQAITKLKETLATLPGAELRYQKIEKAALAILKTARRLRPYFQSFQVKVKTDVPLRQVLQKPDLSGRLVSWSVELSEYDIQYEPRGQVTIQSLIDFVAELTPTEGERNQGEWILSVDGSSNNTGSGAGITIESPDKMVIEQSLKFEFKASNNQSEYEALIAGLRLAIELGVQKLFIKGDSQLVVKQVNGEYQVKDPQLSKYLEVVRRLMMEIGKIRIEHVPRGQNERADVLAKLASTGRLGNYQTVIQETLPRPSIDLVEVKLKAVKSIIEGEPSWMEPIKAFLQNPPQDDNLNTRAKRKEASFYTLVDGELYRRGIMSLMLKCVGTNDAHGIMAEVHEELKVLIEVSKKKLTF from the exons atggcgggtgataAAGCAGCCCCTTTCTTCacctgtttaagaaagaattccaagtttcagtggacagaggagtGCGAGCAAGCTATTACCAAGttgaaagaaacattagcaACACTGCCG ggggcagaattgcggtaccaaaaaattgaaaaggcggcatTGGCAATTCTGAAAACAGCAAGGCGCCtcaggccttatttccaaagcTTCCAGGTCAAAGTCAAAACTGATGTTCCCCTAAGGCAGGTACTCCAGAAGCCTGACTTGTCAGGGCGGTTGGTCAGCTGGTCGGTGGAATTatcagaatatgatatacaatacGAGCCAAGGGGTCAAGTTACGATCCAAAGCTTGATTGACTTTGTTGCAGAGTTAACACCTACGGAAGGCGAGAGGAACCAAGGCGAATGGATCCTGTCTGTTGATGGATCCTCAAACAACAccggaagtggagctggaataACCATCGAAAGCCCAGATAAGATGGTCATTGAGCAATCTTTAAAGTTCGAATTCAAGGCAAGTAACAACCAATCAGAGTACGAGGCCTTGATCGCCGGattaaggttggccattgagCTAGGTGTTCAAAAATTATTCATCAAGGGCGACTCACAGTTGGTTGTCAAACAAGTAAATGGCGAGTATCAAGTCAAGGACCCGCAACTTTCGAAATACCTGGAGGTGGTGCGCAGATTAATGATGGAAATTGGGAAGATCAGAATAGAGCACGTTCcaaggggacaaaatgagagagCTGATGTATTAGCAAAATTGGCGAGCACTGGGAGATTGGGTAATTACCAAACGGTCATTCAGGAAACCTTGCCTCGTCCGAGCATCGATTTGGTAGAAGTAAAGTTGAAAGCAGTCAAGTCAATaattgaaggcgagccttcaTGGATGGAGCCAATCAAGGCTTTTCTACAGAACCCTCCACAGGATGACAACCTGAACACAAGAGCAAAACGCAAAGAGGCTAGTTTTTACACGCTAGTGGATGgggagttgtatcggcggggaatcatGTCTCTTATGCTCAAATGCGTTGGCACCAATGACGCccatggaataatggcggaagtccatgaag
- the LOC130715374 gene encoding uncharacterized protein LOC130715374 — protein MATNSVQGKRDLAEQQEEDEEEEEALSLCDLPVTMVNHNNNNQVQPRKQENPHHVKEEEFDFRGLFSKEPEIMCVADEVFFQGQILPFRHSFSTEAGLLKSHGNIKLCKARSESLGHGYGSSINSSRSSSVRSQNSSSSTSSTTTTTINPRISKPRFQNQFHTHPSPKPQLNLKSSGPRQTSFGRKSSVWEIFRLGVVPAPEIELQDLKVRSSKNCVSRNSSNSSSNSDKLGSKTDATTKSNHFFKQLVGKSGGLLSGCDCSIETVVQFDSNMAMIKSGGTKSTYSKKESATTTHAVKEKVGMELKKQKQRKKQGKKVMSRRRTFEWLKELHANHLDDDDDEEEALLS, from the coding sequence ATGGCAACAAACAGTGTCCAAGGAAAACGTGATCTGGCTGaacaacaagaagaagatgaagaggaagaagaagcattGTCCCTTTGCGATCTTCCAGTCACCATGGTcaaccacaacaacaacaaccaagtCCAACCAAGAAAACAAGAGAACCCTCATCATGTCAAAGAAGAAGAATTCGATTTCCGTGGCCTCTTCTCAAAGGAACCAGAAATTATGTGTGTGGCTGATGAAGTTTTCTTCCAAGGTCAAATCCTCCCATTCCGTCACTCTTTCAGCACTGAGGCTGGTTTGTTAAAATCACACGGTAATATTAAACTTTGCAAAGCAAGATCCGAGTCATTAGGACATGGTTATGGTTCTTCTATCAATAGCAGTAGAAGCAGTAGTGTTAGAAGTCAAAACTCATCAAGCAGCACtagctccaccaccaccactacaatTAACCCAAGAATTTCCAAACCCAGATTCCAAAATCAATTTCACACACACCCAAGTCCCAAGCCTCAGTTAAATTTAAAATCCTCTGGTCCAAGACAAACAAGCTTTGGTAGAAAATCATCAGTGTGGGAAATTTTTCGTCTTGGTGTGGTCCCTGCTCCTGAGATTGAATTGCAAGACCTCAAGGTTCGTAGTAGCAAGAACTGTGTCAGTCGCAATAGTAGTAACAGTAGCAGCAATAGTGACAAATTGGGTAGCAAAACTGATGCTACAACTAAGAGCAATCATTTTTTCAAACAACTTGTGGGAAAAAGTGGTGGATTGTTGAGTGGCTGTGATTGTTCGATTGAAACGGTGGTGCAATTTGATTCTAACATGGCAATGATCAAAAGTGGTGGTACAAAAAGCACTTATAGCAAGAAAGAGAGTGCAACAACAACGCATGCTGTGAAAGAAAAAGTGGGCATGGAATtgaagaagcagaagcagaGGAAAAAGCAGgggaagaaggtgatgtcacgtCGTCGAACGTTTGAATGGCTAAAAGAGCTTCATGCAAACCatcttgatgatgatgatgatgaggaagagGCTCTGTTATCATGA